A region from the Papaver somniferum cultivar HN1 unplaced genomic scaffold, ASM357369v1 unplaced-scaffold_125, whole genome shotgun sequence genome encodes:
- the LOC113331432 gene encoding thioredoxin H2-like isoform X2, whose amino-acid sequence MGAQHSHPYGGQMDHGGSAIQEIHSKHEWRILLEKNYGSNHLMVVDFTALWCGPCKFFEPTIIEFALKFRDVTFVKIDVDVLPEVANDFNVTAIPAFVMIKEGKEIDKVVGVNKEAPEMKIEKHRSQGQQHPLLLQHL is encoded by the exons ATGGGAGCTCAAC ATTCTCATCCTTATGGTGGTCAAATGGACCATGGTGGTTCCGCAATTCAAGAAATCCACTCCAAGCATGAATGGCGAATTCTATTGGAAAAAAACTACGGCTCGAATCatctg atggtggtggattTTACGGCATTATGGTGTGGGCCATGCAAGTTTTTCGAGCCGACTATTATAGAGTTTGCTTTGAAATTCCGAGATGTGACCTTTGTCAAAATCGACGTTGATGTACTGCCG GAGGTGGCGAACGATTTTAATGTAACAGCAATACCAGCGTTTGTAATGATCAAAGAAGGTAAAGAAATCGATAAGGTCGTGGGAGTCAATAAGGAAGCACCGGAGATGAAGATAGAGAAACACAGATCACAAGGGCAGCAACACCCATTACTGTTGCAACATTTATGA
- the LOC113331432 gene encoding thioredoxin H2-like isoform X1, producing MVVKWTMVVPQFKKSTPSMNGGAQHSHPYGGQMDHGGSAIQEIHSKHEWRILLEKNYGSNHLMVVDFTALWCGPCKFFEPTIIEFALKFRDVTFVKIDVDVLPEVANDFNVTAIPAFVMIKEGKEIDKVVGVNKEAPEMKIEKHRSQGQQHPLLLQHL from the exons ATGGTGGTCAAATGGACCATGGTGGTTCCGCAATTCAAGAAATCCACTCCAAGCATGAATGGCGGAGCTCAACATTCTCATCCTTATGGTGGTCAAATGGACCATGGTGGTTCCGCAATTCAAGAAATCCACTCCAAGCATGAATGGCGAATTCTATTGGAAAAAAACTACGGCTCGAATCatctg atggtggtggattTTACGGCATTATGGTGTGGGCCATGCAAGTTTTTCGAGCCGACTATTATAGAGTTTGCTTTGAAATTCCGAGATGTGACCTTTGTCAAAATCGACGTTGATGTACTGCCG GAGGTGGCGAACGATTTTAATGTAACAGCAATACCAGCGTTTGTAATGATCAAAGAAGGTAAAGAAATCGATAAGGTCGTGGGAGTCAATAAGGAAGCACCGGAGATGAAGATAGAGAAACACAGATCACAAGGGCAGCAACACCCATTACTGTTGCAACATTTATGA